Proteins encoded by one window of Rhineura floridana isolate rRhiFlo1 chromosome 9, rRhiFlo1.hap2, whole genome shotgun sequence:
- the PCDH7 gene encoding protocadherin-7 isoform X4, translating to MWKMRTLLGFVQCCYCCCCFLLLLPPPLWVSLAAAKQALRYRLAEEGPADIRIGNVASDLGIVTGSGEVTFSLESGSDYLKIDNMTGELSTTERRIDREKLPQCQMIFDENECFLDFEVSVIGPSQSWVDLFEGRVIILDINDNTPTFPSPVLTLTVEENRPVGTLYLLPTATDRDFGRNGIERYELLQEPGNDGGRRGGGGSASAASDSALYPGGSKRRQEADGTARSSVFELQVADTPDGEKQPQLIVKGALDREQRDSYELSLRVRDGGDPARSSQAILRVLITDVNDNSPRFEKSVYEADLAENSSPGTPILQLRAADSDVGVNGQIEYVFGAATESVRRLLRLDESSGWLSVLHRIDREEVNQLRFTVMARDRGQPPKTDKATVVLNIRDENDNVPTIDIRKIGRIPLRDGVASVAEDVLVDTPIALVQVSDRDQGENGVVTCTVVGDVPFQLKPASEGEGEPQNKRKYFLHTSAPLDYEAVRDYNVVIVAVDSGSPSLSSNNSLLVRVGDTNDNPPVFSQAVLEVSFPENNAPGERVATVMATDADSGKNAEIAYSLEPSPASVESPGGLFTIDPDSGDVRVQAVLDREQRDTYEFQVMARDKGVPSLQGSTTVVVRVADRNDNEPRFMQDVFTFYVKENLQPNSPVGMVTVMDADKGRNAQLSLSVQPGDQGQGAPGIFSIENDTGTIYSTVSFDRELQTSYTFKVKAVDGGEPARSATATVSLFVMDENDNAPAVTSPANSSYTVLPPSSNLRSVVTTVQAKDADAGQNAELSYSIVGGNPFKLFEIDPSSGVVSLVGKLAPKHYGLHRLVVQVNDSGQPPQSTTALLHIFVNESLSNATVVESQVARSLHTPLAQDIAGDPSYELSKQRLSIVIGVVAGIVTVILLILVVVMARYCRSKGKHGGYEAGKKDHEDFFTPQQHDKAKKPKKDKKGKKQGKQPLYSSIVTVEASKPNGQRYDGVNEKLSGDSPSLSRYRSVNGGPGSPDLARHYKSSSPLPTVQLHPQSPTAGKKHQAVQELPPANTFVGAGDNISIGSDHCSEYSCQASSKYSKQELIQHFHCLTRRR from the coding sequence ATGTGGAAGATGCGGACGCTCCTGGGCTTTGTGcaatgctgctactgctgctgctgcttcttgctcctgctgccgccgccgctctGGGTCAGCCTAGCCGCGGCGAAGCAGGCGCTGAGGTACCGGCTGGCCGAGGAAGGACCCGCCGACATCCGCATCGGCAATGTGGCTTCGGACCTGGGCATCGTGACGGGCTCCGGCGAGGTGACGTTTAGCCTGGAGTCGGGCTCCGACTACCTGAAGATCGACAACATGACCGGCGAGCTGAGCACCACGGAGAGGCGTATCGACCGCGAGAAGCTGCCGCAGTGCCAGATGATCTTCGACGAGAACGAGTGCTTCTTGGACTTCGAGGTGTCGGTTATCGGGCCGTCGCAGAGCTGGGTGGACCTCTTCGAGGGCCGGGTCATCATCCTAGACATCAACGACAACACCCCCACCTTCCCCTCCCCTGTGCTCACCCTCACCGTCGAGGAGAATCGCCCCGTGGGCACGCTCTACCTGCTCCCCACCGCCACCGATCGGGACTTCGGCCGCAACGGCATAGAGCGCTACGAGCTGCTCCAGGAACCCGGCAACGATGGGGGCAGGCGGGGTGGGGGAGGCTCGGCTTCTGCCGCCTCTGACAGCGCCCTCTACCCTGGAGGCAGCAAGCGGAGGCAGGAGGCCGACGGCACGGCCAGGAGTAGCGTGTTTGAGCTGCAGGTGGCTGACACCCCCGATGGGGAGAAGCAGCCGCAGCTGATCGTCAAAGGGGCGCTGGATCGAGAGCAGCGGGACTCGTACGAGCTGAGCCTCCGGGTTCGGGATGGGGGAGACCCCGCGCGCTCCTCCCAGGCCATCCTCCGGGTGCTCATCACCGACGTGAACGATAACAGTCCCCGCTTCGAGAAGAGCGTCTATGAGGCGGATCTGGCCGAGAACAGCAGCCCCGGCACCCCGATCCTGCAGCTGAGGGCCGCTGATTCCGACGTCGGGGTGAACGGCCAGATTGAGTACGTCTTCGGGGCGGCCACAGAATCTGTGAGGCGCCTGCTTCGCCTGGACGAGTCCTCCGGCTGGCTTAGCGTCCTGCACCGCATCGACCGGGAGGAGGTGAACCAGCTCCGCTTCACCGTTATGGCCAGGGACCGCGGGCAGCCGCCCAAGACCGACAAGGCCACGGTGGTCCTCAACATTCGCGACGAGAACGACAATGTGCCTACCATTGACATCCGCAAGATCGGGCGCATCCCGCTGAGGGACGGGGTGGCCAGCGTGGCCGAAGACGTGCTGGTGGACACCCCGATCGCCCTGGTGCAAGTTTCCGACCGGGATCAGGGCGAGAATGGTGTGGTGACCTGTACCGTGGTGGGGGACGTGCCCTTCCAACTCAAGCCGGCCAGCGAGGGGGAAGGTGAGCCCCAGAACAAGCGCAAGTATTTCCTCCACACCTCGGCGCCCCTCGACTACGAGGCCGTGCGCGACTACAACGTAGTAATCGTGGCCGTGGACTCCGGCAGCCCCAGCCTGTCCAGCAACAACTCTCTGCTGGTGCGGGTCGGGGACACCAATGACAACCCGCCAGTCTTCAGCCAGGCTGTGCTAGAGGTCTCCTTCCCCGAGAACAACGCTCCCGGAGAGAGGGTGGCCACCGTGATGGCCACAGACGCCGACAGTGGCAAGAATGCAGAGATCGCTTACTCCCTGGAGCCCTCCCCAGCCTCCGTAGAGTCTCCGGGAGGCCTCTTCACCATAGACCCCGACTCTGGGGACGTGCGGGTCCAGGCAGTGCTGGATCGAGAGCAACGGGACACTTACGAGTTCCAGGTGATGGCCAGGGACAAAGGGGTGCCCTCCTTGCAGGGCTCCACCACGGTGGTGGTGCGGGTGGCCGACCGCAACGACAACGAGCCGCGGTTCATGCAGGACGTCTTCACCTTCTACGTCAAGGAGAACCTGCAGCCCAACAGCCCGGTGGGCATGGTGACCGTGATGGACGCGGACAAGGGGCGCAACGCCCAGCTGAGCCTCTCCGTCCAGCCTGGGGACCAGGGGCAAGGGGCTCCGGGCATCTTCTCCATCGAGAACGACACCGGCACCATCTACTCCACCGTCTCCTTCGACAGGGAGCTCCAGACCAGCTACACGTTCAAGGTGAAGGCGGTGGACGGGGGAGAGCCGGCCCGCTCGGCCACCGCCACCGTCTCGCTCTTCGTCATGGACGAGAACGACAACGCGCCGGCAGTCACCTCGCCGGCCAACAGCTCCTACACGGTGCTGCCGCCCTCCAGCAACCTGCGCTCGGTGGTCACCACCGTGCAGGCCAAGGACGCCGATGCGGGCCAGAACGCGGAGCTGAGCTACAGCATCGTGGGCGGCAACCCCTTCAAGCTCTTCGAGATCGACCCCTCCAGCGGGGTCGTCTCGCTGGTGGGCAAGCTGGCGCCCAAGCACTACGGCCTCCACCGCCTGGTGGTGCAGGTCAACGACAGCGGCCAGCCGCCGCAGTCCACCACGGCCCTGCTGCACATCTTCGTAAACGAGAGCCTCTCCAACGCCACCGTGGTGGAGAGCCAAGTGGCGCGCAGCCTCCACACCCCGCTGGCCCAGGACATCGCCGGCGACCCCAGCTACGAGCTGAGCAAGCAGCGCCTCAGCATCGTCATCGGTGTGGTGGCCGGCATCGTGACGGTCATTCTCCTCATCCTGGTGGTGGTCATGGCCCGCTACTGCCGCTCCAAAGGCAAGCACGGCGGCTACGAGGCCGGTAAGAAGGACCACGAAGACTTCTTCACGCCCCAGCAGCACGACAAGGCCAAGAAGCCCAAGAAGGACAAGAAGGGCAAGAAGCAAGGGAAGCAGCCCCTCTACAGCAGCATCGTCACCGTCGAGGCCTCCAAGCCCAACGGGCAGCGCTACGACGGCGTCAACGAGAAGCTCTCCGGAGACAGCCCGAGCCTGAGCCGCTACCGCTCGGTGAACGGCGGGCCGGGCAGCCCAGATCTGGCTAGGCATTACAAATCCAGCTCTCCTTTGCCCACCGTACAGCTTCACCCGCAGTCCCCCACCGCCGGGAAAAAACACCAGGCCGTTCAGGAACTGCCCCCGGCAAACACCTTCGTAGGGGCAGGGGACAACATCTCCATCGGGTCGGACCACTGCTCCGAGTACAGCTGTCAAGCCAGCAGCAAGTACAGCAAGCAG
- the PCDH7 gene encoding protocadherin-7 isoform X2, translated as MWKMRTLLGFVQCCYCCCCFLLLLPPPLWVSLAAAKQALRYRLAEEGPADIRIGNVASDLGIVTGSGEVTFSLESGSDYLKIDNMTGELSTTERRIDREKLPQCQMIFDENECFLDFEVSVIGPSQSWVDLFEGRVIILDINDNTPTFPSPVLTLTVEENRPVGTLYLLPTATDRDFGRNGIERYELLQEPGNDGGRRGGGGSASAASDSALYPGGSKRRQEADGTARSSVFELQVADTPDGEKQPQLIVKGALDREQRDSYELSLRVRDGGDPARSSQAILRVLITDVNDNSPRFEKSVYEADLAENSSPGTPILQLRAADSDVGVNGQIEYVFGAATESVRRLLRLDESSGWLSVLHRIDREEVNQLRFTVMARDRGQPPKTDKATVVLNIRDENDNVPTIDIRKIGRIPLRDGVASVAEDVLVDTPIALVQVSDRDQGENGVVTCTVVGDVPFQLKPASEGEGEPQNKRKYFLHTSAPLDYEAVRDYNVVIVAVDSGSPSLSSNNSLLVRVGDTNDNPPVFSQAVLEVSFPENNAPGERVATVMATDADSGKNAEIAYSLEPSPASVESPGGLFTIDPDSGDVRVQAVLDREQRDTYEFQVMARDKGVPSLQGSTTVVVRVADRNDNEPRFMQDVFTFYVKENLQPNSPVGMVTVMDADKGRNAQLSLSVQPGDQGQGAPGIFSIENDTGTIYSTVSFDRELQTSYTFKVKAVDGGEPARSATATVSLFVMDENDNAPAVTSPANSSYTVLPPSSNLRSVVTTVQAKDADAGQNAELSYSIVGGNPFKLFEIDPSSGVVSLVGKLAPKHYGLHRLVVQVNDSGQPPQSTTALLHIFVNESLSNATVVESQVARSLHTPLAQDIAGDPSYELSKQRLSIVIGVVAGIVTVILLILVVVMARYCRSKGKHGGYEAGKKDHEDFFTPQQHDKAKKPKKDKKGKKQGKQPLYSSIVTVEASKPNGQRYDGVNEKLSGDSPSLSRYRSVNGGPGSPDLARHYKSSSPLPTVQLHPQSPTAGKKHQAVQELPPANTFVGAGDNISIGSDHCSEYSCQASSKYSKQVDTVQTTQCPGHIEESCKMNVCARK; from the coding sequence ATGTGGAAGATGCGGACGCTCCTGGGCTTTGTGcaatgctgctactgctgctgctgcttcttgctcctgctgccgccgccgctctGGGTCAGCCTAGCCGCGGCGAAGCAGGCGCTGAGGTACCGGCTGGCCGAGGAAGGACCCGCCGACATCCGCATCGGCAATGTGGCTTCGGACCTGGGCATCGTGACGGGCTCCGGCGAGGTGACGTTTAGCCTGGAGTCGGGCTCCGACTACCTGAAGATCGACAACATGACCGGCGAGCTGAGCACCACGGAGAGGCGTATCGACCGCGAGAAGCTGCCGCAGTGCCAGATGATCTTCGACGAGAACGAGTGCTTCTTGGACTTCGAGGTGTCGGTTATCGGGCCGTCGCAGAGCTGGGTGGACCTCTTCGAGGGCCGGGTCATCATCCTAGACATCAACGACAACACCCCCACCTTCCCCTCCCCTGTGCTCACCCTCACCGTCGAGGAGAATCGCCCCGTGGGCACGCTCTACCTGCTCCCCACCGCCACCGATCGGGACTTCGGCCGCAACGGCATAGAGCGCTACGAGCTGCTCCAGGAACCCGGCAACGATGGGGGCAGGCGGGGTGGGGGAGGCTCGGCTTCTGCCGCCTCTGACAGCGCCCTCTACCCTGGAGGCAGCAAGCGGAGGCAGGAGGCCGACGGCACGGCCAGGAGTAGCGTGTTTGAGCTGCAGGTGGCTGACACCCCCGATGGGGAGAAGCAGCCGCAGCTGATCGTCAAAGGGGCGCTGGATCGAGAGCAGCGGGACTCGTACGAGCTGAGCCTCCGGGTTCGGGATGGGGGAGACCCCGCGCGCTCCTCCCAGGCCATCCTCCGGGTGCTCATCACCGACGTGAACGATAACAGTCCCCGCTTCGAGAAGAGCGTCTATGAGGCGGATCTGGCCGAGAACAGCAGCCCCGGCACCCCGATCCTGCAGCTGAGGGCCGCTGATTCCGACGTCGGGGTGAACGGCCAGATTGAGTACGTCTTCGGGGCGGCCACAGAATCTGTGAGGCGCCTGCTTCGCCTGGACGAGTCCTCCGGCTGGCTTAGCGTCCTGCACCGCATCGACCGGGAGGAGGTGAACCAGCTCCGCTTCACCGTTATGGCCAGGGACCGCGGGCAGCCGCCCAAGACCGACAAGGCCACGGTGGTCCTCAACATTCGCGACGAGAACGACAATGTGCCTACCATTGACATCCGCAAGATCGGGCGCATCCCGCTGAGGGACGGGGTGGCCAGCGTGGCCGAAGACGTGCTGGTGGACACCCCGATCGCCCTGGTGCAAGTTTCCGACCGGGATCAGGGCGAGAATGGTGTGGTGACCTGTACCGTGGTGGGGGACGTGCCCTTCCAACTCAAGCCGGCCAGCGAGGGGGAAGGTGAGCCCCAGAACAAGCGCAAGTATTTCCTCCACACCTCGGCGCCCCTCGACTACGAGGCCGTGCGCGACTACAACGTAGTAATCGTGGCCGTGGACTCCGGCAGCCCCAGCCTGTCCAGCAACAACTCTCTGCTGGTGCGGGTCGGGGACACCAATGACAACCCGCCAGTCTTCAGCCAGGCTGTGCTAGAGGTCTCCTTCCCCGAGAACAACGCTCCCGGAGAGAGGGTGGCCACCGTGATGGCCACAGACGCCGACAGTGGCAAGAATGCAGAGATCGCTTACTCCCTGGAGCCCTCCCCAGCCTCCGTAGAGTCTCCGGGAGGCCTCTTCACCATAGACCCCGACTCTGGGGACGTGCGGGTCCAGGCAGTGCTGGATCGAGAGCAACGGGACACTTACGAGTTCCAGGTGATGGCCAGGGACAAAGGGGTGCCCTCCTTGCAGGGCTCCACCACGGTGGTGGTGCGGGTGGCCGACCGCAACGACAACGAGCCGCGGTTCATGCAGGACGTCTTCACCTTCTACGTCAAGGAGAACCTGCAGCCCAACAGCCCGGTGGGCATGGTGACCGTGATGGACGCGGACAAGGGGCGCAACGCCCAGCTGAGCCTCTCCGTCCAGCCTGGGGACCAGGGGCAAGGGGCTCCGGGCATCTTCTCCATCGAGAACGACACCGGCACCATCTACTCCACCGTCTCCTTCGACAGGGAGCTCCAGACCAGCTACACGTTCAAGGTGAAGGCGGTGGACGGGGGAGAGCCGGCCCGCTCGGCCACCGCCACCGTCTCGCTCTTCGTCATGGACGAGAACGACAACGCGCCGGCAGTCACCTCGCCGGCCAACAGCTCCTACACGGTGCTGCCGCCCTCCAGCAACCTGCGCTCGGTGGTCACCACCGTGCAGGCCAAGGACGCCGATGCGGGCCAGAACGCGGAGCTGAGCTACAGCATCGTGGGCGGCAACCCCTTCAAGCTCTTCGAGATCGACCCCTCCAGCGGGGTCGTCTCGCTGGTGGGCAAGCTGGCGCCCAAGCACTACGGCCTCCACCGCCTGGTGGTGCAGGTCAACGACAGCGGCCAGCCGCCGCAGTCCACCACGGCCCTGCTGCACATCTTCGTAAACGAGAGCCTCTCCAACGCCACCGTGGTGGAGAGCCAAGTGGCGCGCAGCCTCCACACCCCGCTGGCCCAGGACATCGCCGGCGACCCCAGCTACGAGCTGAGCAAGCAGCGCCTCAGCATCGTCATCGGTGTGGTGGCCGGCATCGTGACGGTCATTCTCCTCATCCTGGTGGTGGTCATGGCCCGCTACTGCCGCTCCAAAGGCAAGCACGGCGGCTACGAGGCCGGTAAGAAGGACCACGAAGACTTCTTCACGCCCCAGCAGCACGACAAGGCCAAGAAGCCCAAGAAGGACAAGAAGGGCAAGAAGCAAGGGAAGCAGCCCCTCTACAGCAGCATCGTCACCGTCGAGGCCTCCAAGCCCAACGGGCAGCGCTACGACGGCGTCAACGAGAAGCTCTCCGGAGACAGCCCGAGCCTGAGCCGCTACCGCTCGGTGAACGGCGGGCCGGGCAGCCCAGATCTGGCTAGGCATTACAAATCCAGCTCTCCTTTGCCCACCGTACAGCTTCACCCGCAGTCCCCCACCGCCGGGAAAAAACACCAGGCCGTTCAGGAACTGCCCCCGGCAAACACCTTCGTAGGGGCAGGGGACAACATCTCCATCGGGTCGGACCACTGCTCCGAGTACAGCTGTCAAGCCAGCAGCAAGTACAGCAAGCAG
- the PCDH7 gene encoding protocadherin-7 isoform X3, with protein sequence MWKMRTLLGFVQCCYCCCCFLLLLPPPLWVSLAAAKQALRYRLAEEGPADIRIGNVASDLGIVTGSGEVTFSLESGSDYLKIDNMTGELSTTERRIDREKLPQCQMIFDENECFLDFEVSVIGPSQSWVDLFEGRVIILDINDNTPTFPSPVLTLTVEENRPVGTLYLLPTATDRDFGRNGIERYELLQEPGNDGGRRGGGGSASAASDSALYPGGSKRRQEADGTARSSVFELQVADTPDGEKQPQLIVKGALDREQRDSYELSLRVRDGGDPARSSQAILRVLITDVNDNSPRFEKSVYEADLAENSSPGTPILQLRAADSDVGVNGQIEYVFGAATESVRRLLRLDESSGWLSVLHRIDREEVNQLRFTVMARDRGQPPKTDKATVVLNIRDENDNVPTIDIRKIGRIPLRDGVASVAEDVLVDTPIALVQVSDRDQGENGVVTCTVVGDVPFQLKPASEGEGEPQNKRKYFLHTSAPLDYEAVRDYNVVIVAVDSGSPSLSSNNSLLVRVGDTNDNPPVFSQAVLEVSFPENNAPGERVATVMATDADSGKNAEIAYSLEPSPASVESPGGLFTIDPDSGDVRVQAVLDREQRDTYEFQVMARDKGVPSLQGSTTVVVRVADRNDNEPRFMQDVFTFYVKENLQPNSPVGMVTVMDADKGRNAQLSLSVQPGDQGQGAPGIFSIENDTGTIYSTVSFDRELQTSYTFKVKAVDGGEPARSATATVSLFVMDENDNAPAVTSPANSSYTVLPPSSNLRSVVTTVQAKDADAGQNAELSYSIVGGNPFKLFEIDPSSGVVSLVGKLAPKHYGLHRLVVQVNDSGQPPQSTTALLHIFVNESLSNATVVESQVARSLHTPLAQDIAGDPSYELSKQRLSIVIGVVAGIVTVILLILVVVMARYCRSKGKHGGYEAGKKDHEDFFTPQQHDKAKKPKKDKKGKKQGKQPLYSSIVTVEASKPNGQRYDGVNEKLSGDSPSLSRYRSVNGGPGSPDLARHYKSSSPLPTVQLHPQSPTAGKKHQAVQELPPANTFVGAGDNISIGSDHCSEYSCQASSKYSKQDVWAGREELLSGREKIKALLHPWT encoded by the coding sequence ATGTGGAAGATGCGGACGCTCCTGGGCTTTGTGcaatgctgctactgctgctgctgcttcttgctcctgctgccgccgccgctctGGGTCAGCCTAGCCGCGGCGAAGCAGGCGCTGAGGTACCGGCTGGCCGAGGAAGGACCCGCCGACATCCGCATCGGCAATGTGGCTTCGGACCTGGGCATCGTGACGGGCTCCGGCGAGGTGACGTTTAGCCTGGAGTCGGGCTCCGACTACCTGAAGATCGACAACATGACCGGCGAGCTGAGCACCACGGAGAGGCGTATCGACCGCGAGAAGCTGCCGCAGTGCCAGATGATCTTCGACGAGAACGAGTGCTTCTTGGACTTCGAGGTGTCGGTTATCGGGCCGTCGCAGAGCTGGGTGGACCTCTTCGAGGGCCGGGTCATCATCCTAGACATCAACGACAACACCCCCACCTTCCCCTCCCCTGTGCTCACCCTCACCGTCGAGGAGAATCGCCCCGTGGGCACGCTCTACCTGCTCCCCACCGCCACCGATCGGGACTTCGGCCGCAACGGCATAGAGCGCTACGAGCTGCTCCAGGAACCCGGCAACGATGGGGGCAGGCGGGGTGGGGGAGGCTCGGCTTCTGCCGCCTCTGACAGCGCCCTCTACCCTGGAGGCAGCAAGCGGAGGCAGGAGGCCGACGGCACGGCCAGGAGTAGCGTGTTTGAGCTGCAGGTGGCTGACACCCCCGATGGGGAGAAGCAGCCGCAGCTGATCGTCAAAGGGGCGCTGGATCGAGAGCAGCGGGACTCGTACGAGCTGAGCCTCCGGGTTCGGGATGGGGGAGACCCCGCGCGCTCCTCCCAGGCCATCCTCCGGGTGCTCATCACCGACGTGAACGATAACAGTCCCCGCTTCGAGAAGAGCGTCTATGAGGCGGATCTGGCCGAGAACAGCAGCCCCGGCACCCCGATCCTGCAGCTGAGGGCCGCTGATTCCGACGTCGGGGTGAACGGCCAGATTGAGTACGTCTTCGGGGCGGCCACAGAATCTGTGAGGCGCCTGCTTCGCCTGGACGAGTCCTCCGGCTGGCTTAGCGTCCTGCACCGCATCGACCGGGAGGAGGTGAACCAGCTCCGCTTCACCGTTATGGCCAGGGACCGCGGGCAGCCGCCCAAGACCGACAAGGCCACGGTGGTCCTCAACATTCGCGACGAGAACGACAATGTGCCTACCATTGACATCCGCAAGATCGGGCGCATCCCGCTGAGGGACGGGGTGGCCAGCGTGGCCGAAGACGTGCTGGTGGACACCCCGATCGCCCTGGTGCAAGTTTCCGACCGGGATCAGGGCGAGAATGGTGTGGTGACCTGTACCGTGGTGGGGGACGTGCCCTTCCAACTCAAGCCGGCCAGCGAGGGGGAAGGTGAGCCCCAGAACAAGCGCAAGTATTTCCTCCACACCTCGGCGCCCCTCGACTACGAGGCCGTGCGCGACTACAACGTAGTAATCGTGGCCGTGGACTCCGGCAGCCCCAGCCTGTCCAGCAACAACTCTCTGCTGGTGCGGGTCGGGGACACCAATGACAACCCGCCAGTCTTCAGCCAGGCTGTGCTAGAGGTCTCCTTCCCCGAGAACAACGCTCCCGGAGAGAGGGTGGCCACCGTGATGGCCACAGACGCCGACAGTGGCAAGAATGCAGAGATCGCTTACTCCCTGGAGCCCTCCCCAGCCTCCGTAGAGTCTCCGGGAGGCCTCTTCACCATAGACCCCGACTCTGGGGACGTGCGGGTCCAGGCAGTGCTGGATCGAGAGCAACGGGACACTTACGAGTTCCAGGTGATGGCCAGGGACAAAGGGGTGCCCTCCTTGCAGGGCTCCACCACGGTGGTGGTGCGGGTGGCCGACCGCAACGACAACGAGCCGCGGTTCATGCAGGACGTCTTCACCTTCTACGTCAAGGAGAACCTGCAGCCCAACAGCCCGGTGGGCATGGTGACCGTGATGGACGCGGACAAGGGGCGCAACGCCCAGCTGAGCCTCTCCGTCCAGCCTGGGGACCAGGGGCAAGGGGCTCCGGGCATCTTCTCCATCGAGAACGACACCGGCACCATCTACTCCACCGTCTCCTTCGACAGGGAGCTCCAGACCAGCTACACGTTCAAGGTGAAGGCGGTGGACGGGGGAGAGCCGGCCCGCTCGGCCACCGCCACCGTCTCGCTCTTCGTCATGGACGAGAACGACAACGCGCCGGCAGTCACCTCGCCGGCCAACAGCTCCTACACGGTGCTGCCGCCCTCCAGCAACCTGCGCTCGGTGGTCACCACCGTGCAGGCCAAGGACGCCGATGCGGGCCAGAACGCGGAGCTGAGCTACAGCATCGTGGGCGGCAACCCCTTCAAGCTCTTCGAGATCGACCCCTCCAGCGGGGTCGTCTCGCTGGTGGGCAAGCTGGCGCCCAAGCACTACGGCCTCCACCGCCTGGTGGTGCAGGTCAACGACAGCGGCCAGCCGCCGCAGTCCACCACGGCCCTGCTGCACATCTTCGTAAACGAGAGCCTCTCCAACGCCACCGTGGTGGAGAGCCAAGTGGCGCGCAGCCTCCACACCCCGCTGGCCCAGGACATCGCCGGCGACCCCAGCTACGAGCTGAGCAAGCAGCGCCTCAGCATCGTCATCGGTGTGGTGGCCGGCATCGTGACGGTCATTCTCCTCATCCTGGTGGTGGTCATGGCCCGCTACTGCCGCTCCAAAGGCAAGCACGGCGGCTACGAGGCCGGTAAGAAGGACCACGAAGACTTCTTCACGCCCCAGCAGCACGACAAGGCCAAGAAGCCCAAGAAGGACAAGAAGGGCAAGAAGCAAGGGAAGCAGCCCCTCTACAGCAGCATCGTCACCGTCGAGGCCTCCAAGCCCAACGGGCAGCGCTACGACGGCGTCAACGAGAAGCTCTCCGGAGACAGCCCGAGCCTGAGCCGCTACCGCTCGGTGAACGGCGGGCCGGGCAGCCCAGATCTGGCTAGGCATTACAAATCCAGCTCTCCTTTGCCCACCGTACAGCTTCACCCGCAGTCCCCCACCGCCGGGAAAAAACACCAGGCCGTTCAGGAACTGCCCCCGGCAAACACCTTCGTAGGGGCAGGGGACAACATCTCCATCGGGTCGGACCACTGCTCCGAGTACAGCTGTCAAGCCAGCAGCAAGTACAGCAAGCAG